In Candidatus Defluviilinea proxima, a single genomic region encodes these proteins:
- the secF gene encoding protein translocase subunit SecF, producing the protein MNIIKNRYIYFLISLLVIIPGIVFLILNWVKIQAPLPLAIDFTGGSLLEVQFTGGARPSVEEVKSVFLEMAPDAAPVIQSLGEDAYAIRSKTIDDATKGKIVATLQEKTGITIDVLTFSSVSPSVGAEVTRAAGFAILAAALFILGYISYAFRGVEHAFRYGVAAVAAMLHDVLVVLGVEAILAYTLGWEADALFLTALLTVIGFSVHDSIVVFDRVRENSHVYRRISYETLVNHSIVQTLDRSINTQLTVLFTLFALALFGGDSIKHFVIILLVGIFSGTYSSIFNAAPILVVWENQEWKTWFRKPAETSSL; encoded by the coding sequence ATGAATATTATTAAGAACCGATACATCTATTTTCTGATCTCACTGCTGGTGATCATTCCGGGTATTGTATTTCTTATCCTAAATTGGGTAAAAATCCAGGCCCCGCTTCCGCTAGCCATTGACTTCACTGGTGGCTCGCTCCTCGAGGTGCAATTCACCGGTGGAGCTCGCCCTTCTGTTGAAGAAGTAAAAAGTGTTTTCTTAGAGATGGCTCCCGACGCCGCGCCAGTTATTCAATCTCTTGGCGAAGATGCGTATGCAATCCGCTCCAAAACAATTGACGATGCCACTAAAGGCAAGATCGTTGCTACTCTCCAGGAAAAGACTGGAATCACTATCGACGTGCTAACCTTCTCATCCGTCAGTCCATCGGTCGGTGCAGAAGTAACCCGTGCGGCAGGCTTTGCTATTCTGGCGGCGGCACTTTTCATTCTGGGTTATATCTCCTATGCCTTCCGTGGCGTGGAACATGCTTTCCGTTATGGCGTAGCGGCTGTCGCCGCCATGTTGCACGATGTGCTCGTCGTGCTTGGTGTAGAGGCTATTCTCGCCTATACACTTGGCTGGGAAGCTGACGCGCTCTTCCTCACAGCGTTATTAACCGTCATCGGTTTTTCAGTGCACGATAGCATCGTGGTGTTCGATCGTGTTCGCGAAAATTCCCATGTATATCGCCGCATCAGCTACGAAACACTGGTCAATCACTCGATAGTACAAACCCTCGATAGATCCATCAACACACAGCTCACCGTTCTCTTCACCCTGTTTGCCCTCGCACTCTTCGGTGGAGATTCGATCAAACACTTTGTGATCATCCTCCTGGTTGGTATTTTCAGTGGAACATATTCATCCATTTTCAATGCCGCCCCCATCCTCGTCGTATGGGAAAATCAGGAATGGAAAACCTGGTTCCGTAAACCTGCTGAAACCAGTTCACTGTAA
- the secD gene encoding protein translocase subunit SecD, which translates to MNKNNNLNWLIVIVILLALSLWIDLSNSISLPNPFNGTTLFTRNVEMKLGLDLRGGLQALLEADLPDTATVSTNDLDTTRQILESRANGLGVSEVVMQTAGERRIVAEFPGVNNPEEVVASLQQTGLLEFVDTGDYQPVAGTILLTDYAGGTSTDVAATPAPDGTTPETTVYHTIMTGKELDTVGVTSTGVGGNYSIDFSLKSEGATIFGDHTKANVGKVLTITLDKKVISAPTINAVITDRGTITGQFTADEANAFAVQLRYGSLPVPVKVVESRTVGATLGEESIRKSLMAGYIGLTVVVLFMLLYYRLPGFVADLALITYTIFSLAIFKMIGVVLTLPGIAGFILSIGMAVDANILIFERLKEELRAGRNLRQAIDLGWTRAWPSIRDSNISTLITCGILYVFGSSFGASMVKGFSVTLALGVLVSLFTAIIVTRTYLHTLLDNIKLAERPHWFGL; encoded by the coding sequence ATGAACAAAAACAACAATTTAAACTGGCTGATCGTCATTGTCATCCTCCTGGCGCTTTCGCTTTGGATTGACCTAAGCAACTCGATCAGTCTGCCCAACCCTTTCAATGGCACTACATTATTTACCCGTAATGTCGAGATGAAACTCGGTCTTGACCTTCGCGGCGGCCTGCAGGCCCTGCTCGAAGCCGATCTTCCCGACACTGCAACTGTTTCCACCAACGATTTGGATACGACCCGCCAGATCCTTGAAAGCCGCGCGAACGGCCTTGGTGTTAGCGAGGTGGTAATGCAGACCGCTGGCGAACGTCGCATTGTGGCCGAATTTCCAGGTGTCAACAACCCCGAAGAAGTTGTGGCATCTCTTCAACAAACCGGCCTTTTGGAATTTGTAGATACCGGCGATTATCAACCTGTAGCAGGGACCATCCTGTTGACAGATTATGCTGGCGGCACATCAACCGACGTGGCGGCCACACCAGCTCCTGATGGCACAACGCCGGAGACAACGGTCTACCATACGATCATGACCGGTAAAGAACTTGATACAGTTGGAGTAACATCCACAGGTGTTGGAGGAAATTACTCCATCGATTTCTCACTTAAATCTGAAGGCGCTACCATTTTCGGTGACCACACTAAGGCCAATGTTGGCAAGGTCCTCACCATCACGCTCGATAAAAAAGTGATCTCGGCACCCACCATTAATGCCGTCATTACCGACCGTGGAACTATCACCGGCCAGTTCACAGCAGACGAAGCAAACGCGTTTGCCGTTCAACTCCGCTACGGTTCCCTACCTGTCCCTGTAAAAGTAGTTGAAAGTCGCACTGTCGGCGCAACTCTCGGTGAAGAATCGATCCGCAAAAGTCTTATGGCTGGTTACATCGGTTTGACCGTGGTCGTCCTCTTCATGCTTTTGTACTACCGCTTGCCTGGCTTTGTAGCAGACTTGGCCTTGATCACCTATACGATTTTCTCACTTGCGATCTTTAAGATGATCGGCGTTGTTCTCACTCTGCCCGGTATCGCAGGTTTCATTCTTAGTATCGGTATGGCAGTAGATGCGAACATCTTGATCTTTGAACGCCTCAAAGAGGAACTGCGGGCTGGACGTAACCTACGCCAAGCCATTGACCTCGGATGGACTCGTGCATGGCCATCCATTCGCGACTCAAACATCTCCACGCTCATCACGTGCGGAATCTTATACGTCTTCGGTAGCTCATTTGGTGCAAGTATGGTCAAGGGCTTCTCGGTCACACTTGCCTTGGGTGTGCTCGTCAGTTTGTTCACAGCCATCATTGTGACACGCACCTATCTGCACACATTACTCGATAACATCAAACTCGCTGAACGCCCGCACTGGTTCGGTTTATAG
- a CDS encoding M1 family metallopeptidase: MKRHIASLLTFSLLLASCNFPQPTPFSPTPTLQPEPTNIPPNDRSIFASGLVSSERSVLNELNGASIYHLEFTIADDLYHINGTEEVQYTNTEDVELNEVQFRLFPNILGGEMTISSLTVDGQSITPEYGLENSLMIVRLSAPLEVGKSILLKMDYAVSVPQSVDLNYGVLAYYDDILALAHAYPMICVFDDEGWNAEIPPQDGDVTYSDAAFYVVKVHAPKELTLVTSGSTISLDEEDQTQVLTAASGPARDFYLAASPFFEKVSQTFGEVTINSYAPGDFQEGAQMALEVASKAMAVFDERYAPYPYTELDIVSTPTLALGIEYPGMIAITTRIYESMGDTMEATVAHEVGHQWFYGLVGDDQLDDPWLDESLTQFATLQYYADEYGNEGEEGFRSSLDGRWEYVQRADIPIGLPVAGYQGAEYSAIVYGRGPLFFVALREEMGTDTFDAFIKDYTQSLSWGIATPKYMQSLAEKYCSCNLQAIFDEWIYP, translated from the coding sequence ATGAAAAGACACATCGCCTCACTTCTGACTTTTAGCCTGCTTCTCGCTTCCTGTAACTTTCCCCAGCCCACGCCTTTCTCCCCCACTCCAACCCTACAACCTGAACCAACAAACATACCGCCGAATGATCGCTCCATCTTCGCAAGCGGACTTGTCTCATCAGAGCGTTCTGTTCTCAATGAATTGAACGGCGCAAGCATATATCATCTCGAATTCACGATCGCAGACGATCTCTATCACATCAACGGCACCGAGGAAGTCCAATACACGAACACTGAAGATGTTGAACTGAATGAAGTGCAATTTCGCCTATTCCCTAACATCCTTGGCGGAGAGATGACCATCTCCAGCTTAACAGTAGATGGACAATCGATCACGCCAGAATATGGATTGGAAAACAGCTTGATGATCGTACGGTTATCCGCTCCGCTTGAAGTGGGAAAAAGTATCCTGCTAAAAATGGATTACGCTGTGTCCGTTCCACAAAGTGTTGACTTGAATTATGGAGTGCTTGCGTATTACGATGACATTTTGGCGCTGGCACATGCTTACCCCATGATCTGCGTCTTCGACGATGAAGGCTGGAACGCAGAGATTCCCCCACAAGATGGTGATGTCACCTATTCAGACGCGGCCTTCTACGTTGTAAAAGTCCATGCTCCGAAAGAATTAACGCTGGTCACGTCTGGAAGTACGATCAGTCTCGACGAAGAGGACCAGACCCAGGTCCTGACTGCCGCGAGTGGCCCAGCGCGCGATTTCTATTTAGCGGCGAGTCCGTTTTTTGAAAAGGTATCGCAAACGTTTGGCGAAGTCACCATTAATAGTTATGCTCCTGGCGACTTCCAAGAGGGTGCACAAATGGCGCTTGAAGTGGCATCCAAAGCAATGGCCGTGTTCGATGAGCGCTATGCCCCGTATCCATATACTGAACTGGATATTGTTTCCACCCCAACTCTGGCGCTGGGCATTGAGTACCCCGGCATGATCGCGATCACAACGCGCATCTATGAATCCATGGGAGATACCATGGAAGCTACCGTCGCTCACGAAGTGGGACATCAGTGGTTCTACGGCCTTGTTGGCGATGATCAACTTGATGATCCCTGGCTGGATGAGTCCCTGACGCAGTTTGCTACGCTTCAATATTATGCGGATGAGTATGGCAATGAGGGCGAAGAAGGTTTCCGTTCATCGCTGGATGGGCGATGGGAGTATGTACAACGGGCGGACATTCCTATTGGCCTGCCAGTGGCGGGGTATCAGGGAGCGGAATATAGCGCAATTGTCTACGGACGCGGTCCTTTGTTTTTTGTGGCGTTGCGCGAGGAAATGGGCACAGACACGTTCGACGCCTTCATCAAGGATTACACCCAGTCGCTTTCATGGGGTATTGCTACCCCAAAATATATGCAATCACTGGCAGAAAAGTATTGTTCCTGCAATTTGCAAGCTATATTTGATGAATGGATATATCCATAG
- a CDS encoding TrkA C-terminal domain-containing protein has translation MTITPNSVLADKTVGYIEDNYRLNIVLVRHDHQSEMHPTDAQRIQAGDTLAVLGGPAQLARLVHDND, from the coding sequence GTGACCATCACACCCAACTCGGTTCTCGCCGATAAAACCGTGGGCTACATCGAAGACAATTATCGTCTCAACATTGTCCTTGTACGACACGACCACCAATCAGAAATGCATCCCACCGATGCGCAAAGGATACAGGCAGGCGATACGCTGGCCGTGCTCGGCGGCCCCGCACAACTTGCCCGCCTTGTCCATGATAATGATTAA
- a CDS encoding NAD-binding protein, whose translation MHRFRAGWRDTLILINEFKSPLMFFAVTVVGGGFAYFILAEASGEPVKTLGEGIYTVLAATVLQPIGDFPKNIVLQAFHFIMPVIGIVFLAQGLTDFGILLFNRKSRGKEWEMAVASVMNKHIVLVGLGHLGYRVAQKLHEMGESVAVLEINLGTHTTSAARDMGIPVIQADAREAGSLESANIKDARTIILASQNDAMNLQIALKARSLNPKIQVVIRIFDEDFAHALQEQFGFIALSATEMAAPVFAAAAAGADVTNPISIEGQLLGLA comes from the coding sequence ATGCACAGATTTCGGGCGGGTTGGCGCGATACGCTCATCTTGATCAATGAATTCAAATCGCCGTTGATGTTTTTCGCAGTGACGGTGGTTGGCGGCGGGTTTGCCTATTTCATTCTCGCGGAGGCGTCGGGCGAGCCCGTCAAAACCTTAGGCGAAGGGATTTACACAGTTCTAGCCGCCACGGTCCTGCAACCCATCGGCGATTTCCCCAAAAACATCGTTTTGCAAGCATTTCATTTTATTATGCCCGTGATCGGCATTGTCTTTCTCGCACAAGGACTCACCGATTTTGGGATATTACTTTTCAATCGAAAATCCAGAGGCAAGGAGTGGGAGATGGCCGTCGCATCTGTCATGAATAAACACATCGTATTGGTCGGGCTGGGACATTTGGGATATCGCGTAGCACAAAAACTACACGAGATGGGAGAAAGTGTCGCTGTGCTGGAAATCAACCTCGGCACACACACAACATCCGCCGCGCGTGATATGGGCATTCCCGTCATACAAGCAGATGCCCGCGAAGCAGGTTCCCTTGAATCCGCCAACATCAAGGATGCACGTACGATCATCCTTGCCAGCCAAAATGACGCGATGAACTTGCAGATCGCGCTCAAGGCTCGCTCACTCAATCCAAAGATCCAAGTGGTCATTCGTATCTTCGATGAAGACTTCGCACACGCCCTGCAAGAGCAATTCGGTTTCATTGCATTAAGTGCCACTGAAATGGCCGCACCTGTTTTTGCCGCCGCCGCCGCAGGAGCCGATGTCACCAACCCCATCTCCATCGAAGGTCAATTGCTTGGACTCGCCTGA
- a CDS encoding SpoIIE family protein phosphatase → MEIQIAAAKVNKYATSESGDTLEVVERPNGGVSVVLADGQTSGRGAKAVSQLVVRKVIGLLAEGVRDGASARAASDALYTDKKGKVICTLNIASIDLHSGTIVLTRNNPSPMFICRTATIDRIDTESIPLGTSRDVRPSITEIAIEAGLIIVIYTDGLVHAGERRGQPMNTMEVLHSMLEDQNPSPQEIADTLLAHAVTLDDNRPVDDISVLVVKVGTRNGDNVRRMTMRLPIEGHARS, encoded by the coding sequence ATGGAAATCCAGATCGCGGCGGCCAAGGTCAATAAATACGCCACATCCGAAAGCGGAGATACACTCGAGGTGGTAGAACGCCCCAATGGCGGGGTTTCCGTTGTCCTTGCAGATGGACAGACTTCAGGGCGCGGGGCAAAAGCCGTTTCGCAACTGGTAGTCCGCAAAGTGATCGGGTTGCTGGCCGAAGGCGTCCGCGATGGAGCATCCGCGCGCGCCGCATCGGATGCGTTATACACAGACAAAAAAGGGAAGGTTATCTGTACGCTCAACATCGCATCCATTGACCTGCACAGTGGAACCATCGTACTGACTCGCAATAACCCGTCCCCCATGTTCATTTGTCGGACGGCAACCATTGACCGTATCGACACTGAAAGTATTCCACTTGGAACATCACGAGATGTTCGTCCATCCATCACCGAGATCGCGATCGAAGCAGGCCTGATCATTGTGATCTACACTGATGGACTTGTCCATGCGGGCGAACGCCGCGGCCAACCAATGAACACAATGGAAGTGTTGCACTCCATGCTGGAAGACCAAAATCCGTCTCCACAGGAAATTGCCGATACACTTCTTGCCCACGCAGTAACACTAGACGATAACCGTCCTGTTGACGATATCAGTGTGCTGGTCGTAAAGGTCGGAACACGTAACGGAGACAATGTTCGCCGCATGACAATGCGTCTCCCCATCGAAGGACACGCACGATCATGA
- a CDS encoding glycosyl hydrolase family 26, which yields MANPVTPNPSPEAVQLLDYLYSISGKQTMTGQHCNPLAGSTRLAGMEKLTGQYPAVFGQDFGFSAAGTWDGINFRQQIVDEAIRRHSEGFVITLMWHALRPMDDEPVVFEDSIQGKLSEKEWLALFEAGSQVNERWKSQVDVIAFFLKQLREANVPVLWRPYHEMNGGWFWWGKRTGEHGYKKLYRMLFDRLVSFHKLNNLIWVFNANEIRLGVDAYDKYYPGDDVVDVLATDVYSNKFTTRDYNSLLALAKDKPIALGEVGNLPTQKLLRRQPRWTWFMYWHDTNLLWNERKETQAIYKSQETITLEQLPWVKIRNPKTHHPILK from the coding sequence ATGGCAAACCCAGTAACTCCCAACCCATCGCCCGAAGCTGTTCAATTGCTTGACTATCTTTATTCCATTTCTGGAAAGCAAACAATGACCGGCCAACACTGTAATCCGTTGGCAGGATCCACACGGCTGGCAGGCATGGAAAAATTGACCGGGCAATATCCTGCCGTTTTTGGTCAAGATTTTGGCTTTAGCGCAGCTGGAACATGGGACGGAATAAATTTTCGCCAGCAGATCGTGGATGAGGCGATTCGTAGGCACAGTGAAGGCTTCGTTATCACACTGATGTGGCATGCACTCCGCCCCATGGATGATGAGCCAGTCGTCTTTGAAGACTCCATTCAGGGAAAGCTGTCAGAGAAGGAGTGGCTTGCTTTGTTCGAGGCAGGCTCACAGGTGAATGAACGATGGAAGTCGCAGGTGGATGTTATCGCGTTCTTCCTCAAGCAATTGCGAGAGGCAAATGTCCCCGTGTTGTGGCGTCCATATCACGAGATGAATGGTGGATGGTTCTGGTGGGGTAAAAGGACTGGTGAACATGGTTATAAAAAGTTGTATCGCATGTTGTTTGACAGGCTCGTCAGTTTCCATAAACTAAACAATCTGATTTGGGTTTTCAATGCAAACGAGATCAGATTGGGCGTGGACGCATATGATAAGTACTATCCCGGCGACGACGTGGTTGATGTACTCGCCACGGATGTGTACAGCAACAAGTTCACGACTAGAGATTACAACTCACTTCTTGCACTTGCCAAAGATAAACCGATCGCATTGGGCGAAGTGGGAAATTTGCCGACGCAAAAACTTTTGCGCCGCCAGCCACGCTGGACATGGTTTATGTATTGGCACGATACCAATCTGCTGTGGAATGAACGCAAAGAAACGCAAGCAATTTACAAAAGCCAGGAAACGATCACATTGGAGCAACTGCCCTGGGTAAAAATAAGAAATCCCAAGACACATCATCCCATATTGAAATAA
- a CDS encoding HAD family hydrolase: MITHILFDFFGTLVEYSDSRIGQGYELSHSIVLSSGVNIKYPEFLERWDAMFRKFDLAAEANQDEFSMDDVVNGFLSSVLDKDPTPELVKNFRDVYLQEWNKGVKTIEGVPELLRQLKGHYTLALVTNTHSGDFVRSHLHDMGIAEHFSAIVASVEHGKRKPHPSIFELALEATGGKSENALYVGDSFSTDYMGAKNVGMRCLLIDPHKKHDIPPEDRIAHILDLRHILLRNQ; the protein is encoded by the coding sequence ATGATTACCCACATCCTATTTGATTTCTTCGGAACTCTGGTGGAATATTCTGATAGTCGTATTGGGCAAGGCTATGAGCTTTCCCATTCTATTGTTTTATCCAGTGGCGTGAACATCAAGTATCCAGAGTTCCTTGAGCGGTGGGATGCTATGTTTCGTAAATTCGATCTTGCGGCTGAAGCAAATCAAGACGAGTTCTCCATGGACGATGTCGTAAATGGATTCCTAAGCAGTGTCCTTGACAAGGACCCTACGCCAGAACTTGTCAAGAATTTTCGAGACGTGTATCTCCAGGAGTGGAACAAGGGAGTGAAGACTATCGAGGGAGTGCCAGAACTTCTCCGCCAACTCAAAGGTCACTACACACTTGCACTTGTCACAAATACCCACAGCGGGGATTTTGTTCGAAGTCATCTCCATGATATGGGGATAGCTGAACATTTTTCAGCCATAGTGGCATCCGTAGAACATGGAAAGCGTAAACCACATCCATCTATCTTTGAGCTGGCCTTGGAAGCCACAGGCGGCAAGAGCGAGAATGCTTTGTATGTGGGAGATTCGTTCTCAACTGATTACATGGGAGCAAAAAACGTTGGTATGCGCTGTCTGCTGATTGACCCGCACAAGAAGCACGATATACCGCCAGAAGATCGCATCGCTCACATTTTAGATCTTCGACACATTCTTCTTAGAAATCAATAA
- a CDS encoding NAD(P)H-hydrate dehydratase: MKLVTVEQMQTIEKEADASGLTFEMMMENAGQGLADVVLDLFVDEIEPEVVGLVGPGNNGGDTLIALTALAIEGWKARAYLVKRKKDDLVKRFTEAGGEVISGKDAFDQLAETLEVADVLLDGVLGTGVELPLKKDIAELLSEVNDVLESLDEAPFVIAVDCPSGVDCDSGEVAEETIPADLTVTMEAVKQGLLKLPAFEYTGELEVVDIGLADDLASVKEVKTEVAVEDFVASLLPERPLESHKGTFGTALIAAGSVNYTGAAVLAGEAAYRSGAGLVTLAVPAPLQTALAGQIPEATWVLLPHEKGGISSLAAEVLAKNFEHASVLLIGPGLGMEDSTKDFVKNLLDVKNIVKKKAPSIGFVHTEVEKKDDVEIKLPPMVVDADGLKLLAQVKDWYKKLPADAILTPHPGEMSVLTGLSKEEIQEDRQTIASKYAKEWGHVVVLKGAFTLVASPDGRVTVIPVATPALARAGTGDVLAGLIAGLRAQGLDAFDAAVAGAWIHAQAGLYAADDLGTTASVLASDVLNSIPDVLSDLE; the protein is encoded by the coding sequence ATGAAACTTGTAACAGTCGAACAAATGCAGACAATCGAAAAGGAAGCTGACGCCAGCGGCTTGACCTTTGAAATGATGATGGAAAACGCCGGTCAGGGATTGGCGGATGTTGTCCTCGATCTATTCGTTGACGAGATCGAGCCTGAAGTTGTGGGTCTTGTTGGCCCCGGCAACAATGGTGGCGATACCCTGATCGCATTAACCGCACTAGCTATCGAAGGCTGGAAGGCGCGTGCCTATCTTGTCAAACGCAAGAAGGATGATCTCGTGAAGCGCTTTACTGAAGCGGGCGGTGAGGTCATCAGTGGCAAGGACGCTTTCGACCAACTGGCGGAGACTCTTGAAGTTGCCGATGTCCTTTTGGATGGTGTACTTGGTACTGGTGTTGAACTCCCATTGAAAAAGGATATAGCTGAACTCCTTTCCGAAGTCAATGATGTTTTGGAAAGTCTCGATGAAGCGCCGTTCGTGATCGCCGTGGACTGTCCGTCTGGTGTGGATTGTGACAGCGGTGAAGTTGCTGAAGAAACTATTCCTGCTGATCTCACGGTCACCATGGAAGCCGTCAAACAAGGACTGTTGAAACTGCCTGCGTTTGAATACACGGGCGAGCTCGAAGTGGTGGATATTGGTTTGGCAGACGATCTTGCATCTGTCAAAGAAGTCAAAACAGAAGTTGCAGTGGAAGATTTCGTTGCGTCGCTGTTGCCGGAACGTCCACTCGAATCACACAAAGGGACGTTTGGCACTGCGCTCATAGCGGCGGGATCGGTCAATTACACAGGAGCAGCCGTCCTTGCGGGAGAGGCGGCGTATCGCTCAGGTGCAGGACTCGTAACGTTGGCAGTCCCCGCTCCTTTGCAGACAGCGTTGGCAGGTCAAATCCCCGAAGCGACATGGGTTTTGCTTCCTCATGAAAAAGGTGGGATTTCTTCCCTCGCGGCGGAAGTCCTTGCGAAGAATTTTGAGCATGCCTCTGTTTTGTTGATTGGCCCCGGCCTTGGTATGGAAGATTCCACAAAAGATTTTGTCAAAAACCTTCTTGATGTAAAGAACATTGTAAAGAAAAAGGCCCCAAGTATTGGTTTCGTGCATACGGAAGTTGAGAAGAAAGATGATGTTGAAATAAAACTGCCGCCCATGGTCGTGGATGCGGATGGATTGAAACTGCTTGCGCAAGTCAAGGATTGGTATAAGAAGCTTCCTGCAGATGCGATCTTGACCCCTCATCCTGGTGAAATGTCTGTGTTGACCGGGTTATCAAAAGAAGAGATTCAGGAAGACCGACAGACGATTGCGAGTAAGTATGCAAAAGAGTGGGGGCACGTCGTTGTGTTGAAAGGTGCGTTTACTCTGGTTGCTTCGCCTGATGGTCGTGTGACCGTCATTCCGGTGGCGACTCCCGCATTGGCTCGTGCTGGGACTGGTGACGTTCTCGCGGGACTGATCGCTGGCCTGCGTGCCCAGGGCTTGGATGCCTTTGATGCTGCCGTCGCTGGTGCATGGATCCATGCACAGGCTGGTCTTTATGCCGCAGATGATCTCGGCACAACTGCGTCTGTGTTGGCAAGCGATGTCTTGAACTCGATCCCTGATGTGTTGAGCGATCTGGAATAA
- a CDS encoding SPFH domain-containing protein translates to MARIFDVIEYPSEMKDEIVHRFPEQGIGDYRIGSQVIVRESQAAVFFRDGQALDVFRGGRHTIATANIPKLIDFIGKAFNDRTPFPAEVYFVSMKEFANEKWGTPQPIIVRNPGMGLGVALLQGFGTFSYQVKDPQQFVTQVVGSQGAYKTTDIEERVKTMLLSTLQDVLGETTSAKSVVDLIGLTEEVGAAVRAKAQDDFEALGLVLKSFYIGNLKPSSKSAQELRDMGMLDMATYTQLQAADAMRDAANNQSGGAGLTAGIGAGMGIGNLMGQALQGGMQNTGAGGGAPAGKMADIMTPAEAAQVMKVTEADILEAINDGSLKAKKVGKAFRISKENLEAFMNS, encoded by the coding sequence ATGGCGAGAATTTTTGATGTTATCGAATACCCGAGCGAGATGAAGGATGAGATCGTCCATCGTTTCCCGGAACAAGGGATCGGCGATTATCGCATCGGTTCACAAGTGATCGTGCGCGAGTCACAGGCGGCTGTGTTCTTCCGTGACGGGCAGGCTTTGGATGTTTTCCGAGGCGGGCGTCACACCATTGCTACAGCAAATATTCCGAAATTAATTGATTTCATCGGCAAGGCATTTAACGACCGCACACCCTTCCCCGCAGAAGTGTATTTTGTTTCGATGAAAGAATTTGCAAACGAGAAGTGGGGCACTCCGCAACCGATCATCGTCCGCAACCCAGGTATGGGATTGGGCGTGGCACTTCTTCAGGGTTTCGGTACGTTCTCGTATCAAGTAAAAGACCCGCAACAGTTCGTAACCCAGGTGGTTGGCTCACAAGGCGCATACAAGACTACAGACATTGAAGAGCGTGTAAAGACAATGTTGCTTTCCACGCTTCAGGACGTTTTAGGCGAGACCACTTCTGCCAAGAGTGTAGTTGACCTGATCGGCTTGACTGAAGAAGTCGGCGCGGCTGTCCGCGCGAAGGCACAGGATGACTTCGAAGCGTTGGGCCTCGTGCTCAAGTCGTTCTATATTGGCAACCTCAAGCCGTCCAGCAAGTCGGCACAGGAATTGCGCGATATGGGCATGCTCGATATGGCCACCTACACACAACTGCAAGCGGCAGACGCGATGCGCGATGCGGCGAACAACCAGAGCGGTGGCGCAGGTCTCACGGCTGGCATCGGCGCTGGTATGGGCATCGGCAACTTGATGGGACAAGCCCTTCAAGGCGGCATGCAAAATACAGGTGCAGGCGGTGGTGCTCCCGCTGGCAAGATGGCAGATATCATGACCCCCGCCGAGGCGGCTCAGGTTATGAAAGTGACTGAAGCAGATATCCTCGAAGCGATCAATGACGGAAGCTTGAAAGCAAAGAAAGTCGGCAAGGCATTCCGCATCAGCAAGGAAAACCTCGAAGCGTTCATGAATAGCTAG
- a CDS encoding XdhC family protein: MANSIYQVLSELEKNNESAALCTVTKSEGSTPRHVGSKMLVYPDGKFIGTVGGGELENRVIKAALESLKSGDMQTLSYTMSDPSRGDPGVCGGTVEVFVEPILPPAMIVVIGAGHVGKAVVHLAKWLGFRVAVNDDREEFCTPESVPGADVYYPVEMGKLSEQLKITPQTYLIVTSRGSSVDAKGLPSLLASDAAYIGVIGSKRRWLTTVKALKEQGVAEELIAKVHSPIGLELNAETPEEIAVSIMAEVMMIKDKGTGRPMKA, translated from the coding sequence ATGGCAAACTCAATCTATCAAGTCCTCTCTGAATTAGAAAAGAATAACGAATCTGCCGCTTTGTGTACGGTTACAAAAAGCGAAGGGTCCACGCCAAGGCATGTGGGCAGTAAGATGCTTGTGTATCCCGATGGGAAATTTATCGGGACAGTCGGTGGCGGGGAATTAGAGAATCGCGTTATCAAAGCGGCGCTTGAGTCGTTGAAGAGCGGCGATATGCAAACGTTATCGTATACCATGTCCGATCCCTCGCGCGGCGACCCAGGTGTATGTGGCGGAACTGTGGAGGTCTTTGTGGAACCGATCCTTCCCCCTGCGATGATCGTAGTCATTGGCGCGGGTCATGTTGGCAAGGCAGTTGTCCATTTGGCGAAGTGGCTTGGGTTCCGCGTCGCTGTCAACGATGACCGCGAGGAGTTTTGTACACCCGAGTCCGTGCCGGGGGCGGATGTGTATTATCCCGTTGAGATGGGGAAACTATCAGAGCAACTCAAAATAACACCCCAAACATATTTGATCGTGACCAGCCGAGGCTCCAGCGTGGATGCAAAGGGACTACCAAGTCTGCTTGCATCAGATGCGGCATATATTGGCGTCATTGGGTCGAAGCGTCGGTGGCTGACAACGGTCAAGGCGTTGAAAGAACAAGGCGTGGCTGAGGAATTGATCGCGAAGGTCCATTCGCCGATTGGATTGGAACTAAATGCTGAGACTCCAGAAGAGATCGCGGTCAGCATCATGGCCGAGGTGATGATGATCAAGGATAAGGGGACAGGAAGGCCGATGAAGGCGTAA